In Helicobacter bilis, a genomic segment contains:
- a CDS encoding toxin-antitoxin system YwqK family antitoxin: MLLKSVFMGFLSFSILHADTLKECKTEADKISGCVVKEYDENGQLQSETPFKNDKQEGIEKAYYINGNLMAETPYKDNKINGIAKWYYENGNLVIEVSYKNDELHGDLKYYTEDKKLLATINAQNDKFISGKCFNNKVLTDKELKEFRRIGNIDEKIIYLQEICLKSDSK, translated from the coding sequence ATGTTACTAAAAAGTGTTTTTATGGGTTTTCTTTCATTTTCTATCTTACATGCAGATACACTAAAAGAATGCAAAACCGAAGCGGATAAAATAAGCGGTTGTGTAGTAAAAGAGTATGATGAAAATGGGCAGCTACAGAGTGAAACACCATTTAAAAATGACAAACAAGAAGGTATAGAAAAAGCGTATTATATCAATGGGAATCTTATGGCAGAAACACCATATAAAGACAACAAAATAAATGGCATAGCGAAGTGGTATTATGAAAATGGGAATCTTGTAATTGAAGTATCATATAAAAACGATGAACTACATGGAGATTTAAAATACTACACAGAAGATAAAAAGCTACTTGCTACAATAAACGCACAAAATGACAAATTTATAAGCGGTAAATGTTTTAACAATAAAGTCTTAACAGACAAAGAATTAAAAGAGTTTCGCAGAATCGGCAACATTGACGAAAAAATTATTTATCTACAAGAAATATGCCTTAAAAGTGATTCTAAATAA
- a CDS encoding toxin-antitoxin system YwqK family antitoxin, with the protein MLLKSVFIGFLSLAILHADTLKECKNETDKMSGCAEREYYKNGNLEFETPYKNDKREGIAKGYYESGNLWSEIPYKNGKYDGIVKWYNESGNLWKEIPYKNGETEGIEKWYYQNGNLKEEIPYKNGKVDGIAKEYYEKGKLASETPYKNGKREGIEKSYYENGNLGVETPYKNGKIEGIAKVYYKNGNLWRETPYKNDKIEGIAKQYYENGNLNIEIPFKNDKIEGIARRYYDNGNLVIEVSYKNDELHGDLKYYTEDGKLLALVKAENGRITSGKCFNDKVLTDKEIDEINMNDIEKAIVYLKEICLKESDSK; encoded by the coding sequence ATGTTACTAAAAAGTGTGTTTATAGGTTTTCTTTCACTTGCTATCTTACATGCAGATACACTAAAAGAATGCAAAAATGAAACAGACAAAATGAGTGGCTGTGCAGAAAGAGAATATTATAAGAATGGGAATCTAGAGTTTGAAACACCATATAAGAATGACAAAAGAGAAGGCATAGCAAAAGGGTATTATGAGAGTGGGAATCTTTGGAGTGAAATACCATATAAAAATGGCAAATACGATGGTATAGTAAAATGGTATAATGAGAGTGGGAATCTTTGGAAAGAAATACCATATAAAAATGGTGAAACAGAAGGTATAGAAAAGTGGTATTATCAAAATGGGAATCTAAAAGAAGAAATACCATATAAAAATGGCAAAGTAGATGGCATAGCAAAAGAGTATTATGAGAAAGGGAAGTTAGCAAGTGAAACACCATATAAAAATGGCAAAAGAGAAGGTATAGAAAAGTCGTATTATGAGAATGGGAATCTAGGAGTAGAAACACCATACAAAAATGGAAAAATAGAAGGCATAGCCAAAGTGTATTATAAGAATGGGAATCTTTGGAGAGAAACACCATATAAAAATGACAAAATAGAAGGCATAGCAAAGCAATATTATGAGAATGGGAATCTTAATATAGAAATACCATTTAAAAATGACAAAATAGAGGGCATAGCAAGGCGGTATTATGACAATGGGAATCTTGTAATTGAAGTATCATATAAAAACGATGAACTACATGGAGATTTAAAATACTACACAGAAGATGGAAAACTACTAGCCTTAGTTAAAGCCGAGAATGGCAGGATTACAAGCGGCAAATGCTTTAATGATAAAGTCTTAACAGACAAAGAAATAGACGAGATTAATATGAACGACATTGAAAAAGCAATTGTCTATTTAAAAGAAATATGCCTTAAAGAGAGTGATTCTAAATAA
- a CDS encoding helix-turn-helix transcriptional regulator has translation MTKDDFTSKLHTLNLSKKEFARLCDLSYSTINNWNDTTRPIPLWVTSWLENYELAKKYRIIENMLKDSNLFNDS, from the coding sequence ATGACAAAAGATGATTTTACAAGCAAGTTACATACGCTTAATTTAAGTAAAAAAGAGTTTGCAAGGCTGTGTGATCTTTCATATAGCACCATAAATAATTGGAATGACACGACAAGGCCCATTCCCTTATGGGTTACTTCATGGTTAGAAAATTACGAGTTGGCAAAAAAGTATAGAATCATTGAAAACATGCTAAAAGATTCAAATCTTTTTAATGATTCATAA
- a CDS encoding terminase large subunit domain-containing protein — protein MQKEKLLKELALRTLAKRDLKTFLLLKWERFNQKPFIDSWHYDYLCKALMQTLPQSNNQIQRLMLNMPPSYGKTEIIARTFPAWALGNDRSRKYIYISYSDTLCKKIINEIRALLKSKFWLSIFKEPPRFLRESSQEVILEEGGGLFVTTIRGAITGFHAHQILIDDPIKVSDMSYKVERDKVNDTLRNIVTRLQDNKSNITILMQRLGDEDLCGFLLNPKEFDNESIKAWKHIKLVALNKEKEIYALDDFTYEREANEPLFTKKHDIEALHSLRLQLGEDEFETQYQQEPQASEAGYFESIYFKEIPSYEISETKDYIFVDSALSLNESADNRAIVVVGLENYQNSTRYIIKNCLFGIWNEEETIKFLIETMLQFNKAGVYIESDGGGITLNRLLQREIVLINERLKRQDKAIISNDINVYVASRKVAKVEKIKALRSYYNTGFLVFLHGASGINQIKKELLSFNPEKPFRKDDCIDCIASCIAHKDCLPPALKTDRALSLNRHAVKKGWRI, from the coding sequence ATGCAAAAAGAAAAATTACTTAAAGAACTTGCATTACGGACACTTGCAAAAAGAGATTTAAAAACCTTTTTGCTTTTAAAATGGGAACGATTTAACCAGAAGCCTTTTATTGATAGTTGGCATTATGATTATTTATGTAAGGCTTTAATGCAAACCCTGCCACAATCAAATAATCAAATACAAAGGCTTATGCTAAACATGCCGCCTAGCTATGGTAAAACAGAGATTATTGCAAGGACTTTTCCTGCATGGGCTTTAGGGAATGATAGAAGCAGAAAATACATTTATATCAGTTATAGTGATACTTTGTGTAAAAAGATTATTAATGAAATAAGGGCTTTATTAAAATCTAAATTTTGGTTAAGTATATTTAAAGAGCCGCCGAGATTCTTAAGAGAATCAAGCCAAGAAGTGATATTAGAAGAAGGCGGGGGATTATTTGTAACGACAATTAGGGGTGCAATAACAGGTTTTCATGCACACCAAATCTTAATCGATGATCCTATAAAAGTCAGTGATATGAGTTATAAGGTAGAAAGAGATAAGGTAAATGATACTTTACGAAATATCGTTACAAGATTGCAGGATAATAAAAGCAATATTACAATACTTATGCAGAGGTTAGGGGACGAGGATTTATGCGGCTTTTTACTCAATCCTAAAGAGTTTGACAATGAGAGTATAAAAGCATGGAAGCATATAAAGCTAGTAGCATTGAATAAAGAAAAAGAGATTTATGCACTTGATGATTTTACTTATGAGAGAGAAGCAAACGAACCGCTATTTACAAAAAAGCATGATATAGAAGCTTTGCATTCCTTGCGTTTGCAGTTGGGTGAAGATGAGTTTGAGACACAATATCAGCAAGAGCCCCAAGCAAGTGAAGCAGGGTATTTTGAAAGCATATATTTTAAAGAGATTCCAAGCTATGAAATAAGTGAAACTAAGGATTATATATTTGTAGATTCTGCCCTATCGTTAAATGAGAGTGCGGATAATAGGGCGATTGTTGTTGTTGGATTGGAAAACTATCAAAATAGCACGAGATATATTATTAAAAATTGTTTGTTTGGAATATGGAATGAGGAAGAGACTATAAAATTTTTAATTGAAACAATGTTGCAGTTTAATAAAGCAGGTGTTTATATCGAATCAGATGGCGGCGGCATAACGCTAAATCGCTTACTACAAAGAGAAATAGTCTTAATCAATGAAAGGTTAAAAAGGCAGGATAAAGCAATAATCAGTAATGACATAAATGTATATGTAGCCAGTAGAAAGGTGGCAAAAGTAGAGAAAATAAAGGCATTAAGAAGCTATTATAATACAGGCTTTTTAGTCTTTTTACATGGTGCAAGTGGGATAAATCAAATAAAAAAGGAATTGCTAAGTTTTAACCCAGAAAAGCCTTTTAGAAAAGATGATTGCATAGACTGCATTGCAAGTTGCATAGCACATAAAGATTGTTTGCCCCCTGCTTTGAAAACGGATAGGGCGTTAAGTTTAAATAGGCATGCGGTGAAGAAAGGGTGGCGGATATAG
- a CDS encoding glycoside hydrolase family 108 protein: MAELNIAESKTLKWEGGYCNVAGDRGGETIFGIARNMHPKLSLWGIMDTYKRNYESFGKANYKELENLCLGNAEFKKEMDNFYRKEFWDKIKGDLIERQEVANALYDFAVNSGVSRAVKSLQEVLGVVVDGNLGNKTLQAINEKEGKELCNKLCDKRKAFFEAIAKKGQNAKFLNGWLNRVKDFYA, translated from the coding sequence ATGGCAGAATTAAACATCGCAGAAAGCAAAACTCTCAAATGGGAAGGCGGCTATTGTAATGTAGCAGGCGATAGGGGTGGCGAAACTATCTTTGGTATTGCTAGAAATATGCATCCAAAATTGAGTTTATGGGGTATCATGGATACTTATAAAAGAAATTATGAGAGTTTCGGAAAAGCTAATTATAAAGAGTTGGAGAATCTATGTTTGGGCAATGCGGAATTTAAAAAAGAAATGGATAACTTTTATCGTAAAGAATTTTGGGATAAGATAAAGGGCGATCTTATAGAGAGACAAGAAGTAGCAAATGCTTTGTATGATTTTGCAGTCAATAGTGGTGTAAGTCGAGCTGTAAAAAGTTTGCAAGAAGTTTTAGGTGTAGTAGTTGATGGAAACTTAGGAAATAAAACACTACAAGCAATAAATGAAAAAGAAGGTAAAGAATTATGTAATAAGCTATGCGATAAAAGAAAGGCATTTTTTGAAGCGATTGCAAAAAAGGGACAGAATGCAAAGTTTTTAAATGGATGGCTTAATCGTGTTAAAGATTTTTATGCTTAG
- a CDS encoding toxin-antitoxin system YwqK family antitoxin: MLLKSVFIGFLSFSILHADTLKECKTEADKISGCVEKEYYENGKLERETPFKNDKAEGIAKEYYESGELRAETPFKNDKREGIEKWYYWNGNLMAEISYLNYYFHGDMTYYTEDKKLLALVKAENGKITSGKCFNDKVLTDKEIDEIDINDIEKAINYLQKICLKSDSNSTLYADTLKECKSDEDKISGCVEREYYSNGNFRRETPYKNNEANGIAKTYYESGKLMGETPYKNDKAEGIAKVYYKNGNLSRKVPYKNGEREGIEKRYDENGNLKIEIPYKNGEKEGIEKEYYSNGNLGVETPYQNGEREGMAKSYFENGNLASETPYKNGKIEGIEKWYYESGNLASERPHKNDEAHGNLKYYTEDGKLLALVKAENGRITSGKCLSNKVLTDKELKEMPRDDATEAINYLQKICLEESDSK, from the coding sequence ATGTTACTAAAAAGTGTGTTTATAGGTTTTCTCTCATTTTCTATTTTACATGCAGATACACTAAAAGAGTGCAAAACCGAAGCGGATAAAATAAGCGGTTGTGTAGAAAAAGAGTATTATGAAAATGGGAAGCTAGAGAGAGAAACACCATTTAAAAATGACAAAGCAGAAGGCATAGCAAAAGAGTATTATGAGAGCGGGGAGCTTCGGGCTGAAACACCATTTAAAAATGACAAAAGAGAAGGCATAGAAAAATGGTATTATTGGAATGGGAATCTTATGGCAGAAATATCATATTTAAACTACTATTTTCATGGAGATATGACATATTACACAGAAGATAAAAAGCTACTAGCCTTAGTTAAAGCTGAGAATGGCAAGATTACAAGCGGTAAATGCTTTAATGATAAAGTCTTGACAGACAAAGAAATAGACGAGATTGATATTAACGACATTGAAAAAGCAATTAACTATTTGCAAAAAATATGCCTTAAAAGTGATTCTAATTCTACTTTATATGCAGATACACTAAAAGAATGCAAAAGCGATGAAGACAAAATAAGCGGTTGTGTAGAGAGAGAATATTATTCAAATGGGAATTTTAGGCGTGAGACACCATACAAAAATAATGAAGCAAATGGTATAGCAAAAACATATTATGAAAGTGGCAAACTTATGGGTGAAACACCATATAAAAATGACAAAGCAGAAGGCATAGCAAAAGTGTATTATAAGAATGGGAATCTTTCGAGAAAAGTGCCATATAAAAATGGTGAAAGAGAAGGTATAGAAAAGCGGTATGATGAAAATGGGAATCTAAAGATTGAAATACCATATAAAAATGGTGAAAAAGAAGGTATAGAAAAAGAATATTATTCAAATGGGAATCTAGGAGTAGAAACACCATATCAAAATGGCGAAAGAGAAGGCATGGCAAAGTCGTATTTTGAGAATGGGAATCTAGCGAGTGAAACACCATATAAAAATGGCAAAATAGAGGGCATAGAAAAATGGTATTATGAGAGTGGGAATCTAGCAAGTGAAAGACCACATAAAAATGATGAAGCACATGGCAATTTAAAATACTACACAGAAGATGGAAAACTACTAGCCTTAGTTAAAGCCGAGAATGGCAGGATTACAAGCGGCAAATGCCTTAGTAATAAGGTCTTAACAGACAAAGAATTAAAAGAAATGCCTAGAGACGACGCTACAGAAGCAATTAACTATTTACAAAAAATATGCCTTGAAGAAAGTGATTCTAAATAA
- a CDS encoding helix-turn-helix transcriptional regulator, whose translation MDKVKEVCKILGITQNQLAELMGLHYTAFSKWKAKTPKNAEIFLNLIIENYELKQELKQIKEAIKILKDLG comes from the coding sequence ATGGATAAAGTTAAAGAAGTTTGCAAGATTTTAGGTATAACGCAAAATCAATTAGCAGAATTAATGGGATTGCATTATACAGCTTTTTCAAAATGGAAAGCCAAAACGCCCAAAAATGCGGAAATTTTTCTTAACTTAATCATAGAAAATTACGAATTAAAACAGGAATTAAAACAGATAAAAGAAGCAATAAAGATTTTAAAAGATTTAGGGTAA
- the miaA gene encoding tRNA (adenosine(37)-N6)-dimethylallyltransferase MiaA — protein sequence MDYPRIFAILGATCSGKSALSLKLAPLLNAYIFSLDSLCIYKEIDIASAKPTSDELSLVKHFAINVLSPKEHVSASLFQSLLCESIEQCKKERKNLLIVGGSSFYLKAIIQGLSPLDTFKSNMKKAEFLALTNQPLSTQYSFLKSIDSTYAAKINSNDTYRITKALEIFFQTNMPPTQFFIQNPPVPFPMPIDIYSLIVPKDILHKNIEIRTQNMIESGILNEAKSLLESYGETIQPFKSIGLRECLMLLRNEMKECELKNLIALHTRQLAKRQTTFNRTQFSNITQIHYPFNIQAIADTMLEKIKPID from the coding sequence ATGGATTATCCAAGAATATTTGCTATTTTGGGGGCTACTTGCAGTGGTAAAAGTGCCTTGTCTTTAAAGCTTGCCCCACTATTAAATGCCTATATATTTTCACTAGATTCACTCTGCATTTATAAAGAGATTGACATCGCATCAGCTAAACCTACAAGCGATGAACTCTCATTGGTCAAGCACTTTGCCATCAATGTCCTATCCCCCAAAGAGCATGTATCAGCAAGCCTCTTTCAATCGCTTTTATGCGAGAGCATAGAGCAATGCAAAAAAGAGAGAAAAAATCTCTTAATAGTCGGCGGCAGTAGCTTTTATCTCAAGGCAATCATACAAGGCTTAAGCCCACTTGATACATTTAAAAGCAATATGAAAAAGGCAGAGTTTCTAGCCCTAACTAATCAGCCCCTAAGCACACAATATAGCTTCCTAAAAAGCATTGATTCTACCTATGCTGCAAAGATTAACAGCAATGATACTTATAGAATCACAAAGGCATTAGAGATTTTTTTTCAAACAAATATGCCGCCAACTCAATTTTTCATACAAAATCCACCAGTGCCATTTCCTATGCCAATAGACATTTATAGCCTTATCGTGCCAAAAGATATATTGCATAAAAACATAGAGATACGAACGCAAAATATGATTGAAAGCGGCATTCTAAACGAAGCAAAAAGTCTCTTAGAATCTTATGGCGAGACAATCCAGCCCTTTAAATCCATAGGTTTGAGAGAATGCCTTATGCTATTACGAAATGAGATGAAAGAATGCGAGTTAAAAAATCTAATAGCCCTGCATACAAGGCAGCTTGCAAAAAGGCAAACTACCTTTAATCGCACACAATTTAGCAATATAACACAGATTCACTATCCCTTTAATATCCAAGCAATAGCAGATACTATGTTAGAAAAGATAAAGCCTATTGATTGA
- a CDS encoding transcriptional regulator has protein sequence MNLVKQTAKELGLTYKELSKELGYSESALNAAARKDELSEPLKKAIELYLENLKLKEKIKLTEAFKQNLKDFLES, from the coding sequence ATGAATCTAGTCAAACAGACTGCCAAAGAGTTGGGATTAACCTATAAAGAATTAAGCAAAGAGTTAGGTTATAGTGAAAGTGCGTTAAATGCAGCCGCAAGGAAAGATGAGTTAAGCGAACCGCTAAAAAAAGCCATTGAACTTTACTTAGAAAACCTTAAACTAAAAGAAAAAATAAAGCTTACAGAAGCGTTTAAACAGAATTTAAAAGACTTTTTAGAATCTTAG